One part of the Sneathia vaginalis genome encodes these proteins:
- a CDS encoding PspC domain-containing protein, whose translation MRKRLTRSRKNRMIFGVCGGIAEYLDIDPVIVRLIFLFFGVTLFLYVVMAVIIPEEDY comes from the coding sequence ATGAGAAAAAGATTAACAAGAAGTAGAAAAAATAGAATGATATTTGGAGTCTGTGGAGGTATAGCAGAATACCTAGATATAGATCCAGTGATAGTAAGATTAATATTTTTATTTTTTGGTGTGACGTTATTTTTATATGTTGTTATGGCTGTTATTATACCAGAAGAAGATTATTGA
- the rpmG gene encoding 50S ribosomal protein L33, with protein MRVQVILECTETKLRHYVTTKNKKTHPERLELRKYNPVLKKYTLYREVK; from the coding sequence ATGAGAGTACAAGTAATTTTGGAATGCACAGAAACAAAGTTGAGACACTATGTGACAACTAAAAACAAAAAGACACATCCTGAAAGATTGGAATTAAGAAAGTATAATCCAGTTTTAAAGAAATACACTCTATACAGAGAAGTTAAGTAG
- the secE gene encoding preprotein translocase subunit SecE — translation MKDEKKKNLLTRIVDEYKKVTWASASEVVQVTIIVLLITAFIAIMIIMFDFAFNLIIKNATTLLRSLIK, via the coding sequence ATGAAAGATGAAAAGAAAAAGAATCTTCTAACTAGAATAGTAGATGAGTATAAGAAGGTAACATGGGCAAGTGCTTCAGAAGTAGTTCAAGTTACTATAATCGTTCTATTAATTACTGCATTTATTGCTATTATGATAATAATGTTTGACTTTGCATTTAATTTGATTATAAAGAATGCAACAACATTATTAAGAAGTTTAATTAAATAG
- the nusG gene encoding transcription termination/antitermination protein NusG, with translation MKCENKWYLIHTYSGYEKKVRDDLKNRVKSLDMLDRVFRIFVPEEEVEEEKRGKRVITYRKLFPSYVMVEMKTTLEETENSLNYHVDSEAWYAVRNTNGVTGFVGVGSDPIPMSDEEVERIMKMVKTTVVKASEKLEKLKVGDVVDIIDGDYLGNTGTILEIYKDKEEVMVSTLNEKAKPILKVDQIKK, from the coding sequence ATGAAATGCGAAAATAAATGGTATTTAATTCATACATATTCTGGTTATGAAAAAAAAGTTAGAGACGATTTGAAAAATAGAGTGAAATCTCTGGATATGTTGGATAGAGTTTTTAGAATTTTTGTCCCAGAAGAAGAAGTCGAAGAAGAAAAAAGAGGTAAAAGAGTTATTACTTATAGAAAACTATTTCCAAGTTATGTAATGGTAGAAATGAAGACAACATTAGAAGAAACAGAAAACTCATTAAATTATCATGTTGATAGTGAAGCATGGTATGCAGTACGTAATACCAATGGTGTTACAGGGTTTGTTGGTGTTGGTTCAGATCCTATACCTATGTCTGATGAAGAAGTTGAAAGAATCATGAAAATGGTTAAAACTACAGTAGTTAAAGCTTCTGAAAAGTTAGAAAAATTAAAAGTTGGAGATGTTGTTGATATTATTGATGGTGATTACTTAGGTAACACTGGAACAATATTAGAAATTTATAAGGATAAGGAAGAAGTTATGGTATCAACTCTTAATGAGAAAGCAAAGCCAATATTGAAAGTTGATCAAATTAAAAAGTAA
- the rplK gene encoding 50S ribosomal protein L11, with translation MAKEVVDKVKLQISAGKANPAPPVGSALGPKGINIPEFCKAFNAQTQDKMGFIIPVEITVYSDRSFTFKLKTPPASDLLKKAAKVEKGAHNSKKEVAGTVTKDQIKEIAELKMPDLNASSVETAMNIIAGTARSMGIKVQD, from the coding sequence ATGGCTAAAGAAGTAGTAGACAAAGTTAAATTACAAATAAGTGCAGGAAAAGCAAATCCAGCTCCACCAGTTGGATCAGCATTAGGACCTAAAGGAATAAATATTCCTGAATTTTGTAAAGCGTTCAATGCACAAACACAAGATAAGATGGGATTCATTATACCAGTTGAAATTACTGTATATTCTGACAGAAGTTTCACATTTAAATTGAAGACACCACCTGCATCAGATTTATTAAAGAAAGCCGCTAAAGTTGAAAAAGGAGCTCATAACTCTAAAAAAGAAGTTGCAGGAACTGTAACTAAGGATCAAATTAAAGAAATAGCTGAATTAAAAATGCCAGACTTAAATGCAAGTAGTGTTGAAACAGCTATGAATATAATTGCTGGAACAGCAAGAAGTATGGGAATCAAAGTACAAGATTAG
- the rplA gene encoding 50S ribosomal protein L1: MAKRGKRYNEISQKVDKLKIYTPEEALELLFETRSAKFVETVELAVKLGVDPRHADQQVRGTVVLPNGTGKKIRILAITQGENIEKALKAGATYAGDDEYVAKIQQGWFDFDLVIATPDMMPKLGRLGKILGTKGLMPNPKSGTVTTDISKTVEEFMKGKVAFKVDKLGSIHLPLGKVDFEKEKVIENFKVALGQIIKLKPATSKGQYLRTVAISLTMGPGIKIDPLLVVNYVTK; encoded by the coding sequence ATGGCAAAAAGAGGAAAAAGATATAACGAAATTTCTCAAAAAGTAGATAAATTAAAGATATATACACCAGAAGAAGCACTAGAACTATTATTTGAAACTAGAAGTGCTAAATTTGTAGAAACTGTTGAATTAGCAGTTAAATTAGGAGTAGATCCTAGACACGCTGATCAACAAGTAAGAGGTACTGTTGTATTACCAAATGGTACAGGTAAAAAGATAAGAATACTTGCAATAACTCAAGGAGAAAACATTGAAAAAGCATTAAAAGCAGGAGCTACATATGCTGGAGACGATGAATATGTTGCAAAGATTCAACAAGGATGGTTTGATTTTGATTTAGTTATAGCTACACCTGATATGATGCCAAAATTAGGTAGATTAGGTAAGATATTAGGAACTAAAGGTTTAATGCCTAACCCTAAATCAGGAACAGTTACAACTGATATTTCAAAGACTGTTGAAGAATTTATGAAAGGTAAAGTTGCATTTAAAGTAGACAAATTAGGATCTATACATTTACCTTTAGGAAAAGTTGATTTTGAAAAAGAAAAAGTTATTGAAAACTTTAAAGTTGCTTTAGGACAAATAATTAAATTAAAACCAGCAACTTCAAAAGGTCAATATTTAAGAACTGTTGCTATTTCATTAACAATGGGACCTGGAATTAAAATTGATCCATTATTAGTAGTAAATTATGTAACTAAATAA